TACGAGCACTTTCGACCTGAAAATCCTTGATATAAAAGATAGGTTTCTGATTGTCCATTCCAAAAGGTGCCAAGCGCTCAAAGTTCTTGACTGTTTCAAGACTCAAAGTCTCCAAATCCAACTCTTCATCTAGGTTTAACTTATTCTTGCCAGCAGCATCTGCACCTTTTTCACGGACATAGTCTTCCAAGACCTGAGATAAATCTGAGAGTTTCTCAACTTCCAGCGTCATACCCGCTGCACCAGCATGGCCACCAAAGGCGATGAAGAGGTCGCGATGGGGATCTAGGGCTTCAAAAATATCGACCGCTTCCACACTACGGGCACTACCCTTGGCACGACCGTCCTCTATATTGAGAACGATGACTGTCTGCCCTAGTTCTTCCAATAAACGACCAGCGACAATACCCAGAACCCCAGGATTCCAACCTTCCTTGGCCAAGACTTGGACCTTCTTCTCAGAATCCACCATAGTCTTAGCTTCTTCATAGATAGACTGAACGATTTCCTTGCGCTCTTCGTTTTTCTGATGAATCATGAGAGCAATCTCATGCGCTTCCTCATCATCAAACCCAGTCAACAAATCAATGGCAGGATTGGGATCATCCAAGCGACCCAAGGCATTCAAACGAGGGGCAATCTGGAAACCAACCGTTTCTTCTGTTACTTCGTCGGCGGCAATCCCAGCCATGTCTAGCATTTCTTGTAGACCAATGCGCTGAGTATGTCCCAACATTTCCAGACCATATTGAACTAGAATGCGGTTCTCATCTGTCAAACTCACCATATCAGCAATGGTACCAATAGCGACCAAATCAAGCAATTCCACTTGTACTTCTTCTAACAGGGCACAAGCCAGCTTGAAAGCCACTCCACAACCAGCCAAATATTTGAAAGGATAGTTCGCATCCGGATGTTCAGGATGGACAATGGCATAGGCATCAGGCAAGGTTTCAGGCATGGAATGGTGGTCAGTCACAATGACATCTACTCCCATAGACTGGGCCAATTCAATAGCCTCATGACCAGCAACCCCATTGTCCACCGTCACAATCAAAGAAATCCCTTCTTGCTCGATAAAGTATTTATAGACACTAGCATTTGGACCATAGCCATCAGTAAAACGATTGGGCAAGTAAACACGGCACTCAGCGCCAAGCTGTTCCAAACTTTCCTTCACAATAGAAGCCGAAGTCATTCCATCCGCATCGTAATCTCCATAAATGAGGATATTTTCCCCTTCTTCAATGGCCTGACGAATCCGTCCCACTGCCTTGTCCATATCATGGAGCAGATAAGGGTCGTGCAAGTCCTCCAAGGAAGGTTCTAAAAACTTCTTCAGACTTTCTTGGTCCTGAATCCCTCTCTCAAATAATAACCGAGCCACCTCAGGAGCCAGTCCAGCCTTCTTGGCTATCTTTGTAAAATTCGCATCTTCAACCTGCGGGGCAAACTGCCATTCATAAGTAGGTGTTATCAAAAAGACATCCACTCTTTCTAAGAATTCTATTGCTTCATTATAACATGATTTAGACGTTTTCTCTATCCAGATTGCTTTTTTATAAAATTTTAGTGAATTTTTTCAGATATGATTTGACAAGGCAATTCTTTTGGTGTAGAATCGTGTTATAAAATCTAACACAAAGGAGATTCTTTATGGCTTTAGTAGAATTTGAACACGTCGAAAAATATTACGGAGACTACCATGCACTCCGCGACATCAATCTCCGTTTTGAAAAAGGGCAAGTTGTTGTACTCCTAGGCCCTTCTGGTTCTGGGAAGTCCACTCTTATCCGCACCATCAATGGTTTGGAGGCTGTTGATAAAGGAAGCCTTCTAGTAAATGGTCACCAGGTTGCTGGTGCCAGCCAGAAAGATTTGGTACCGCTTCGCAAGGAAGTCGGCATGGTTTTTCAGCATTTTAATCTCTATCCCCACAAAACAGTGTTAGAAAACGTAACACTAGCACCCATAAAAGTTCTAGGAATTGATAAAAAAGAAGCTGAAAAAACAGCCCAAAAATATCTGGAATTTGTAAATATGTGGGACAAGAAAGATTCATATCCAGCCATGCTGTCTGGTGGACAAAAGCAACGGATTGCCATTGCACGCGGACTCGCTATGCATCCGGAACTCCTCCTCTTTGATGAGCCAACATCTGCCCTTGACCCTGAAACCATCGGCGATGTTCTGGCAGTTATGCAAAAATTAGCCCACGATGGTATGAATATGATTGTCGTTACCCATGAAATGGGCTTTGCCCGTGAAGTTGCGGATCGCATCATCTTTATGGCTGACGGAGAAGTTTTGGTGGATACGACCGATGTCGATGACTTTTTCGACAATCCAAGCGAACCTCGTGCCCAACAATTCCTCAGCAAGATCATCAACCACGAAAGTGACAAAGTCAAATAAGGAGGCACCTATGAAAAAGAAATTCTTTTTATCAGCATTACTGATTAGCCTTTTGGGCCTTGCTGCTACAAAACCAGTTCAGGCTGATACTAGTATCGCAGACATTCAAAAGAGAGGCGAGCTGGTTGTCGGTGTCAAACAAGACGTTCCCAATTTCGGCTACAAGGATCCCAAGACAGGGACCTATTCTGGTATCGAAACCGACTTGGCCAAGATGGTCGCTGATGAGCTCAAGGTCAAGGTTCGCTATGTGCCTGTTACCGCGCAAACTCGTGGCCCCCTTCTAGACAACGAACAGGTCGATATGGATATCGCGACCTTTACCATCACAGACGAACGCAAAAAACTCTATAACTTCACCAGCCCTTACTACACAGATGCTTCTGGCTTTTTGGTCAATAAGTCTGCCAAAATCAAAAAGATTGAGGACCTAAACGGCAAAACCATCGGAGTCGCCCAAGGTTCCATCACCCAACGCTTGATTACCGAACTAGGTAAAAAGAAAGGTCTGAAGTTTAAATTCGTCGAACTTGGTTCCTACCCAGAATTGATTACTTCCCTACACGCCCACCGTATTGATGCCTTTTCCGTTGACCGCTCGATTCTGTCTGGCTACATCAGCAAACGCACAGTACTACTAGATGATAGTTTCAAGCCATCTGACTACGGTATCGTTACCAAGAAATCAAATACCGAACTCAACGACTATCTCGATAACTTGGTTACTAAATGGAGCAAGGATGGCAGTTTGCAAAAACTTTATGACCGTTACAAGCTGAAACCATCCAGCCATACTGCAGATTAAGGAGGACACCCCATGACAGATTTATCATCTTGGACAGCCTATTTTCAGGATTTTGGACAATTTTTCAATGGTTTCCTCTTCACCCTTGCCCTAGCGATTGGATCCTTTATCCTCGCCATGGTTTTGGGCATCTTCTTTGGAGCCATGTCAACCAGCAAACGTCCAATTTTGCGCATTTTAGCTCGCATCTTTGTCGAGTTTTACCAAAACACTCCCCTCTTGGTGCAGTTTGTTATCGTTTTTTATGGTCTACCACTTATCAGTGACCATATCATCATGATTCCGATTTATTGGACGGCTGTTCTCTGCGTGGGACTCTATCACGGCGCCTATATCGCCGAGGTTATTCGCTCAGGCATTCAGTCTATTCCTAGCGGTCAAATGGAAGCCGCCTTGTCGCAAGGTTTTACTTATATCAGTGCTATGCGCTTGATTATCTTGCCTCAGGCCTTTCGTATCATTCTCCCTCCTTTGACCAACCAAATCGTCAACCTCATCAAAAACACCTCTACAGTCGCTATCATCTCTGGAGTGGACTTGATGTTTGTGACCAAGTCTTGGTCGGCACTTAACGGAAACTACATTCCAGCCTTTCTAGGTGCTGCCCTGCTCTACTTTTCTCTTTGCTTCCCTGTTGCCCAGTTTGGTCGCAAGATGGAGCAAGCCAACAAAAAAGCCTATTCACTTTAGGAGGTTACTATGGAATCCATTTTAGAAGTTTTGACCCCAGATAACCTAATCTTTATCTTTAAAGGATTTGGCTTGACCCTCTACATTTCTCTGATTGCCATCGTCCTCTCTACCCTTATCGGTACAGTTCTAGCGGTCATGAGAAATGGAAAAAATCCAATCTTACGCATTATTTCCAGTATTTACATCGAATTTGTACGTAATGTTCCCAACCTCCTCTGGATTTTCACTATCTTTTTGGTGTTTAAGATGAAGTCCACACCAGCTGGTATTACTGCCTTTACCCTTTTTACCTCAGCAGCCTTGGCTGAGATTATCCGAGGCGGTCTCAATGCCGTAGACAAGGGGCAGTACGAAGCAGGAATGTCGCAAGGATTTACCTCAGCCCAAATCCTCTACCACATCATTCTCCCGCAAGCCATTCGCAAAATGTTGCCAGCCATCATTTCTCAGTTTGTAACCGTAATTAAGGATACCAGTCTTCTCTACTCTGTTATCGCCCTACAAGAACTCTTTGGAGCAAGCCAAATTCTCATGGGCCGTTATTTCGAACCAGAGCAGGTCTTCAGTCTTTACATCCTGATTGCCCTCATCTACTTCAGCTTTAACCTAGCCATTTCTAGCCTGTCTCATATGCTAGCAAAACGCTGGCAACAAGCTGCAGAATAATAAATTAGCTCTCCAGTTCAATTGGAGAGTTTTTTGATGAGAGTAGATATTTATAGAACTCAATTTGACACCATACTTTTTCTATGATAAAATGTAACAATTTTATTTACAACAAATCAAAATCTAAATGAAATGGAATTTTCTATGAAATCAATCAAAGGAATACTCTTTATCATAGCTAGTTTTATCTTGACTCTTTTTGCTTGGATGAACACTTCTCCCCAATTCACTATTCCAGGACTAGCTTTAACAAGCCTATCTCTGACTTTTATCCTAGCCACTCGTCTCCCCCCTACTAGAAAGCTGGTTTCACGGTTTGGAGAAGCTCTACACTGTCCACAAATTCACAGCCTTTCTCTCCATCATCCTACTAATCTTTCATAACTTTAGTATGGGCGGTTTGTGGGGCTCTCGTTTAGCTGCTCAGTTTGGCAACCTTGCCATCTATATTTTGTCAGTATCATCCTTGTCGCCTATTTAGGCAAATACATCCAATACGAAGCTTGGAGATGGATTCACCGTCTGGTTTATCTAGCCTACATTTTCGGACTCTTTCACGTCTACATGATGATGGGCAATCGTCTCCTTACATTTAATCTTCTAAGTTTTCTTGTTGGTAACTATGCCCTTTTAGGTTTACTGGCTGGTTTTTATATCATCTTCCTTTATCAAAAGATTGGCTTCCCCTATCTAGGGAAAATTACCAATCTCAAACGATTAAATCACGATACTAGAGAAATTCAAATCCATCTCAGCAGACCTTTCGACTATCAATCAGGACAATTTGCCTTCCTAAAGATTTTCCAAGAAGGCTTTGAAAGTGCTCCGCATCCCTTTTCTATCTCAGGAGGTCATGGTCAAACCCTTTACTTTACCGTCAAAAATTCAGGTGACCCTACCAAGAATATCTATGACAATCTTCAAGTCGGTAGCAAAGTAACCGTTGACAGAGCTTACGGGCACATGATTATAGAAGAAGGACGAGAAAATCAGGTTTGGATTGCTGGAGGTATTGGGATTACCCCCTTCATCTCTTACATCCGTGAACATCCTATTTTAGATAAACGGGTTCACTTCTACTATAGCTTCCGTGGAGAGGAAAATGCAGTTTATATAGATTTGCTCCATGACTATGCTCAGAAAAATCCTAATTTTGAACTCCATCTAGTAGACAGTAGGAAAGACGCCTATCTTAATTTTGAACAAAAAGAAGTACCCGAACATGCGAGCGTCTATATGTGTGGTCCTCTTTCTATGATGAAGTCACTTGCCAAACAGATTAAGAAACAAAATCCAAAAACAGAGCTTATTTACGAAGGATTCAAGTTTAAATAACCACTCATACTCTCCTCGAATTTCCCAGGAGTTTTTCTACGCAATCTCAAAAAACACTGCCAGATTTCTAGCAGTGTTTTGAGTTTTATTTATCTTAGTAAACTGTTTTTTCAGTTTCTACATCGAAGAAGTGTGCTTTGTTCAAGTCAAATCCAAGTTCAACTGTTGCACCTGTTTGCAAGTAGTCACGAGCGTCAACTTTGGCAACAAATTCATCTTTACCAACTTGGCAGTAAAGGTGAGATTCTGAACCAAGCAATTCTGATACAGAGATAGTAGCTTTGACAACTGATTCTGGGAATGTTTCAAGGAAAGCAGGTTCTGCATTCACGTCTTCTGGACGGATACCGAAGATCAATTCTTTACCTTCGTAGCCTTTTTCACGAAGAACTTTCAATGCTCCTTCTGGAACTTTCAAACGGAAACCGTCAGAAACAATTTCGCTACCAACCAATTTCACGTTGATGAAGTTCATAGCTGGGCTTCCGATGAATCCTGCTACGAATTTGTTAACTGGGTTTTTGTATACTTCTTGAGGAGTACCGATTTGTTCTACACGTCCGATAGTACCTGTACCAGCAGGGTTCTTAGTTGCTGACATGATAACGATACGGTCTGCAAGTGTCATCGCTTCCGTTTGGTCGTGAGTTACGTAGATAGTTGTAGCTCCGATACGACGGTGGATTTTAGCGATTTCAGCACGCATTGATACACGAAGTTTGGCATCCAAGTTTGACAAAGGTTCGTCCATCAAGAATACTTTTGCATCACGGACGATAGCACGACCCATGGCAACACGTTGACGTTGACCACCTGAAAGGTCAGCTGGTTTACGATCCAAGAATTCTTTCAAACCAAGGATTGCTGCTGCTTCTTGCACACGTTTGTCGATGTCTTCTTTGCTGTATTTACGCAATTTCAAACCGAAAGCCATGTTGTCATAAACAGTCATGTGTGGGTAAAGAGCATAGTTTTGGAATACCATGGCGATGTCACGGTCTTTTGGAGCAACGTCGTTGACAACCACGCCATCGATAGATGCAGTACCTTCTGTGATGTCTTCAAGACCAGCAATCATACGAAGAGTTGTTGATTTACCACATCCTGAAGGACCTACGAAAACGATAAACTCTTTGTCTTTGATGTCCAAGTTGAAGTCTTCAACTGAATAGTGTTCGCTGTTTGGATATTTTTTGTAAATGTTTTTAAGATTCAATTCTACCATGAGGTGAACTCCTTTTGTCTTTTGATAGTTTTATTATAGATGAAAACGCTTTACATTTCTATGGCAAGATGACCAAAAAAATAAAAAAGTTCTGTGCAACTTGCACAAAACTTTAGAGAATATCTGGTAAAATCAACTGATAGCACAAGGTCAGGTCAGTCAATTCCTTCAATTGAAGCCCTGTCAACTCTTCCCATTTATCAATCTTGTATTGGAGAGAATTGCGGTGCAGATAGAGTTGCTGGGCTGTTTTTGTTAGGACAGCACTATTTTCCCAAAGGGAGAGAATGATTTCCTGAATCTGGTCTTGATCCAAGATCATCTGGTGCAAGCATTCCTTGATTGCCTTCAAGTCCACAAGTCTTTCTCCCATACTCCAAAGATAGAGCTGAGAAAAAGTATGAACACCTTGGTGACCCTGACGCCACCAAGTCTTGAACAACTCGCGCTCAGCTTTGATTAAGTCTGATAGGGCTTGATTTCTCGTCTGAGACCAAACCTGGCCCAACATGATAGACAGACGAAGTCCAAAGTCATACTCTACCGCTTCAATCGTATCACTTAAAATAGCTCGTACAGAGGTGTATTTATCTTGCTGAAGCACGAAAACATAATCCTGAGCTCCGACCTGAAGCACTGTCTGACAGTTAGGAAATAGAGTCCGCATCATATCCAGCCAAGAAGCTAGATTTTCCTGCTGAAAATAGGAAAGATGACAATAGGCCAACTGAATCTTTTTAAAAGTTTGTGGTGTCTGTCCCTTCCCCTCAATCAAAAAAGAATACCAAGGATTGAGCGAACGAGCCTGCTCCTGCTGGGTCAAAAGTGAAATCAACTGCTTTTCACGCTCGCTGAGCCCAGCTTCCTCCAGCAAAATCCACTGTTGAGAAGCTAAAGGAAGAGTGAGATAACCCTCTTTCTCTACTGGTTGGTCTGAAATCTGAGCTTCAGGAAACCATTCTTGTAATTCTTTTGCCATCATGTCCTAGCCCTCCACTTTTTGGATGCACCACGAAATCAAGCTCTCAAGACGTTCCAGATTTTCAGTCATATGGAGATAACCCATGACTGCTTCAAAACCTGTGGACATACGGTAGGTCACCACATCGGCATTTTTAGCCTTGGTGTGGCTATTGGTATTGCGACCACGTTTGTAGATTTCTTCTTCTTTTTCCGTCAGGACTTGCTCCTCTAACATAAGGGAAATCAGGCGAGCCTGAGCTTTGGCTGAGACATACTTGGTCGCTTCTTGATGGAGTTTATTGGGTTTGGTCATACCTTTTAAAATGAGGTGACGACGAATATACATAGAATACACCGCGTCCCCCTCAAAAGCTAACGCAATCCCATTAATGAGATTGACATCAATCACGTGTCCACCTCACTCCATCTTTGGTGTCAAGGAGCTTAATCCCTTGAGCAGCTAATTGGTCACGGATCTGGTCCGCTGTCGCAAAGTCACGATTAGCACGCGCTTCTTGGCGCTTTTGGATCAAGTCTTCAATCTCTGCATCCAAAACTTCCTCAATAAAGACAATTCCAAAGACCTCTAACATAGCCGCAAGAGCTTCCTTAACACTTTCATCATAGTTGCCAGAATTAATCCACTTGGCCATTTCAAAAACAACTGTGATACCGTTGGCAGCGTTAAAATCTTCATCCATAGCTGCTACAAACTTATCTTTAAAGGCTTGTAACTCTTGAGCATCTACAGTTCCAGTAAATGGTTGCTCATAAGTGTTCTTCATATACTTGAGATTGGTCTCCGCATCCCGCACTGCCTTTTCCGTAAAGTTGATAGGCTTGCGGTAGTGTTGAGTCGCAAAGAAGAAACGAAGCACTTGCCCATCGAGGTTTTTAAGGGCATCGTGCACTGTGATAAAGTTCCCCAAAGACTTAGACATCTTGACATTATCGATATTGACAAAGCCATTGTGCATCCAGTAGTTGGCAAAGGTCTTGCCTGTTTTGGCTTCTGACTGGGCAATTTCATTGGTATGGTGAGGAAACTCTAGGTCAGCTCCACCACCGTGAATATCAATGGTGTCGCCCAAAATCTCTGTCGACATGACTGAACACTCGATGTGCCAGCCCGGGCGACCAGGTCCCCAAGGACTGTCCCAAGAAATCTCGCCTGATTTGGCAGATTTCCAGAGGGCAAAGTCTACAGGATTTTCCTTACGAGCCGTTTCTTCATCGGTTCGACCTGAAGCACCTAGCTCCAAATCTTCCAAGGTTTTATTTGCTAATTTAGCATAGTTGTGGGATTTTTCCACACGGAAATAGACATCTCCTTGACTCTCGTAGGCAAAGCCTTTTTCAATCAAATCTTCCACAAAGCGGATGATGTCAGCCATAAACTCCACCACACGCGGATGGCGGGTCGCAGGTTTGACGCCCAAGGCCGTCACATCCTCACGAAAGGCAGCGATGTACTTGTCCGCAACCTCCTGAGGCGTAATACCTTCTTCCTTGGCACGGTTGATAATCTTATCATCCACATCCGTAAAATTGGAAATATAGGCAACCTCATACCCACGGTACTCAAAATAACGACGAATGGTATCAAAAGCCACCGTCGAACGGGCATT
The Streptococcus toyakuensis genome window above contains:
- a CDS encoding PucR family transcriptional regulator, which encodes MMAKELQEWFPEAQISDQPVEKEGYLTLPLASQQWILLEEAGLSEREKQLISLLTQQEQARSLNPWYSFLIEGKGQTPQTFKKIQLAYCHLSYFQQENLASWLDMMRTLFPNCQTVLQVGAQDYVFVLQQDKYTSVRAILSDTIEAVEYDFGLRLSIMLGQVWSQTRNQALSDLIKAERELFKTWWRQGHQGVHTFSQLYLWSMGERLVDLKAIKECLHQMILDQDQIQEIILSLWENSAVLTKTAQQLYLHRNSLQYKIDKWEELTGLQLKELTDLTLCYQLILPDIL
- a CDS encoding Mini-ribonuclease 3 — encoded protein: MIDVNLINGIALAFEGDAVYSMYIRRHLILKGMTKPNKLHQEATKYVSAKAQARLISLMLEEQVLTEKEEEIYKRGRNTNSHTKAKNADVVTYRMSTGFEAVMGYLHMTENLERLESLISWCIQKVEG
- a CDS encoding amino acid ABC transporter ATP-binding protein; translated protein: MALVEFEHVEKYYGDYHALRDINLRFEKGQVVVLLGPSGSGKSTLIRTINGLEAVDKGSLLVNGHQVAGASQKDLVPLRKEVGMVFQHFNLYPHKTVLENVTLAPIKVLGIDKKEAEKTAQKYLEFVNMWDKKDSYPAMLSGGQKQRIAIARGLAMHPELLLFDEPTSALDPETIGDVLAVMQKLAHDGMNMIVVTHEMGFAREVADRIIFMADGEVLVDTTDVDDFFDNPSEPRAQQFLSKIINHESDKVK
- a CDS encoding amino acid ABC transporter permease: MESILEVLTPDNLIFIFKGFGLTLYISLIAIVLSTLIGTVLAVMRNGKNPILRIISSIYIEFVRNVPNLLWIFTIFLVFKMKSTPAGITAFTLFTSAALAEIIRGGLNAVDKGQYEAGMSQGFTSAQILYHIILPQAIRKMLPAIISQFVTVIKDTSLLYSVIALQELFGASQILMGRYFEPEQVFSLYILIALIYFSFNLAISSLSHMLAKRWQQAAE
- the cysS gene encoding cysteine--tRNA ligase yields the protein MIKIYDTMSRDLREFVPIEDGKVKMYVCGPTVYNYIHVGNARSTVAFDTIRRYFEYRGYEVAYISNFTDVDDKIINRAKEEGITPQEVADKYIAAFREDVTALGVKPATRHPRVVEFMADIIRFVEDLIEKGFAYESQGDVYFRVEKSHNYAKLANKTLEDLELGASGRTDEETARKENPVDFALWKSAKSGEISWDSPWGPGRPGWHIECSVMSTEILGDTIDIHGGGADLEFPHHTNEIAQSEAKTGKTFANYWMHNGFVNIDNVKMSKSLGNFITVHDALKNLDGQVLRFFFATQHYRKPINFTEKAVRDAETNLKYMKNTYEQPFTGTVDAQELQAFKDKFVAAMDEDFNAANGITVVFEMAKWINSGNYDESVKEALAAMLEVFGIVFIEEVLDAEIEDLIQKRQEARANRDFATADQIRDQLAAQGIKLLDTKDGVRWTRD
- a CDS encoding transporter substrate-binding domain-containing protein, which encodes MKKKFFLSALLISLLGLAATKPVQADTSIADIQKRGELVVGVKQDVPNFGYKDPKTGTYSGIETDLAKMVADELKVKVRYVPVTAQTRGPLLDNEQVDMDIATFTITDERKKLYNFTSPYYTDASGFLVNKSAKIKKIEDLNGKTIGVAQGSITQRLITELGKKKGLKFKFVELGSYPELITSLHAHRIDAFSVDRSILSGYISKRTVLLDDSFKPSDYGIVTKKSNTELNDYLDNLVTKWSKDGSLQKLYDRYKLKPSSHTAD
- the recJ gene encoding single-stranded-DNA-specific exonuclease RecJ; the protein is MITPTYEWQFAPQVEDANFTKIAKKAGLAPEVARLLFERGIQDQESLKKFLEPSLEDLHDPYLLHDMDKAVGRIRQAIEEGENILIYGDYDADGMTSASIVKESLEQLGAECRVYLPNRFTDGYGPNASVYKYFIEQEGISLIVTVDNGVAGHEAIELAQSMGVDVIVTDHHSMPETLPDAYAIVHPEHPDANYPFKYLAGCGVAFKLACALLEEVQVELLDLVAIGTIADMVSLTDENRILVQYGLEMLGHTQRIGLQEMLDMAGIAADEVTEETVGFQIAPRLNALGRLDDPNPAIDLLTGFDDEEAHEIALMIHQKNEERKEIVQSIYEEAKTMVDSEKKVQVLAKEGWNPGVLGIVAGRLLEELGQTVIVLNIEDGRAKGSARSVEAVDIFEALDPHRDLFIAFGGHAGAAGMTLEVEKLSDLSQVLEDYVREKGADAAGKNKLNLDEELDLETLSLETVKNFERLAPFGMDNQKPIFYIKDFQVESARTMGAGNAHLKLKISKGEASFEVVAFGQGRWATEFSQTKNLELAVKLSVNQWNGQTALQLMMVDARVEGVQLFNIRGKNAVLPEGVPVLDFAVELPNLAASEAIVVKTIPEDITQLKTIFQEQNFSAVYFKNDIDKVYYLTGYGTREQFAKLYKTIYQFPEFDIRYKLKDLATYLNIQQILLVKMIQVFEELGFVTIKDGVMTVNKEAPKREIGESQIYQNLKQTVKDQEMMALGTVQEIYDFLMEKE
- a CDS encoding amino acid ABC transporter permease; this translates as MTDLSSWTAYFQDFGQFFNGFLFTLALAIGSFILAMVLGIFFGAMSTSKRPILRILARIFVEFYQNTPLLVQFVIVFYGLPLISDHIIMIPIYWTAVLCVGLYHGAYIAEVIRSGIQSIPSGQMEAALSQGFTYISAMRLIILPQAFRIILPPLTNQIVNLIKNTSTVAIISGVDLMFVTKSWSALNGNYIPAFLGAALLYFSLCFPVAQFGRKMEQANKKAYSL
- a CDS encoding ABC transporter ATP-binding protein; amino-acid sequence: MVELNLKNIYKKYPNSEHYSVEDFNLDIKDKEFIVFVGPSGCGKSTTLRMIAGLEDITEGTASIDGVVVNDVAPKDRDIAMVFQNYALYPHMTVYDNMAFGLKLRKYSKEDIDKRVQEAAAILGLKEFLDRKPADLSGGQRQRVAMGRAIVRDAKVFLMDEPLSNLDAKLRVSMRAEIAKIHRRIGATTIYVTHDQTEAMTLADRIVIMSATKNPAGTGTIGRVEQIGTPQEVYKNPVNKFVAGFIGSPAMNFINVKLVGSEIVSDGFRLKVPEGALKVLREKGYEGKELIFGIRPEDVNAEPAFLETFPESVVKATISVSELLGSESHLYCQVGKDEFVAKVDARDYLQTGATVELGFDLNKAHFFDVETEKTVY